In Rhinolophus sinicus isolate RSC01 linkage group LG01, ASM3656204v1, whole genome shotgun sequence, the genomic stretch tgaaaagttgaatttagatttttgtgagttttccattttattattttgatgaaattgtTTCCTGTCATAAGTTTGAGGACTGTCTGtaccatctttttttcttccctacttTTCTgccataaattatatatatatacacacacatatatatatgccctttttctcctttctgcacATTGTTGTTTGGTGAAATTATGTCACAGATGTGATTAGTCTGAGGAGGTAAGTTGTTTGAGCTGATATGTGAGAAAGAATTGCTACTTGGGAAGTATAGTCTTGTCTATAAAGATGCTGCCATCTGGAAAACAGACAGGCAAAAGCTATTTTCAAGTGGCTATTAGTGAGCAAAAGAGGCAAGACCTAGGTTAGTACAGAGCAAGTGACTGCATAGGGGAAGTGGCATGAGGAGTGTCTGTGATCCCCGCCTCACCCAGCATACTTCTGGGCACACAGAAGTTATTCAACAAATAGGTATTGGTGGTTATTCACGTTAACTAGACTGAGCTATGTCTATGCATCTTCAGGCCACATTCAGTTCTCTGCCTGCCCCATAGTCTCCTCCAGCTGTGAGCTCCATCCACAGGGACTTTCACCACTGCGCATGGCCACTCAGTAAATGCATCCTCCCAGCGATGATGATTTGGGACTTTCTGCCTGTATTTGTTTATTAGCCCATAATTATTTGTGGCTTATCCCAAAACAGCAGCATGAGATCTGTGTCAgtatcagcagcagcagccattGCAACTGCACGCACCTGAGTCTGTGGGCAGGTAGAACACCAGGCCAGTTAAGAAGGAGAAGAGCAGACAGGGAATGATGACGTTGACGATGAAGTAGAGGGGCAGGCGTTGCATGACAAAGTGGTAGGTGATGTCCAGGTagggggtggaggggcagcaggCGTAGAACACCCAGTGCTTCCAGCCCCGGGACTCCTTGATCACCCATTCCCCACTCTCCATGAAGTTGCTCAGGTCTGGCTTGTCGCTTTCCTGAGAAGATGAAATGACACTTTGAAAACCTAGTCACGTCACCCTGAAAAGGGACAGCGTTTCAGAATCAACTGTGACAAGGCAACCGAGTCCAGGCCTGTACATACCCACTTCCCTTTTGGGGTCTTAGGTTCCTTTCCTAAAATAAGGGGGTTGGGGCTATTGGGAGTCTGCATGTTGGCTACACATTAAAGTCACCTGGGAGCTTCAAAACACAGTAGTGCCTTAGCTCCCACCCCATACTGATCTGAATTCTTGGTACTGAGCCTGGGAATAGGGAATTCAGTGAAGCTCCCAAGTGATTCTTATGTGCAGCACATCAAGAACATTACCAATCAATTGAGAACCATCCAACTAGATGATCCCCAGAGTTCTAACTGGTGCTGACAGCCTGTGATTatgaagaggcagagctggagagCTGAATCACACTTTTCCTGAATCCAACCTCAACACGTGAGGTCACCAGTTACCTGGTTGATGGCCACCACAGAGCCATCGTAGGTCCATGTGCCCAACTTCATGCTACAGTTCTGTTCGTCAAAGGGAAAGTGGGTGACGATGATCTCACAGTAGCTTTTAAAGATGGCCGGAGGTGTCCACGTGATGTGGCCAGTGTAGTCCAGGAGCACTTTTGTGAACTTGACAATTGCAAAGTCACCATCTGCACTACAATGGGATAAAAGAGGAGACAGCTGTTAATTATTCAGGTGCTAATTATAGAAGCTTTCAGAGCTGCAGTGTTTCTTCTTCTCTATGTCAATAGTTCCCAAATTTGTCTGATGATAAGAATCACCGGGGTGcttattaaaatgtagattcctgAGCGTCATCTAAGCATTGAATCAAATTACCAGGGGAAGAACCTGGGAATCtacagttttaaagaaataacaggtAACATGGAGCCACTgcatctcaatttttttctttccagttcttaAAAGGTATTTGTAATGTTAATCTCCATCTACCCCCTCCCTGATATACTTCGAAAGTTAACTGGGGAAAAAACCCAGGAATTTTGAATAAAAGCTGGTCCAGTGGCTCATTTCTGTGACAAGCAGGTTAAGGAAAGGAACTATTTAGAACTCAGTGGGGTGGGATCACAAACTCAGATGCCTCCAGGGCCAGGTAGgcgaggaaggagagaggaatgaGGCTGTGGTAAAGAGAGAGCCTGTCTCTCCTCTAAGGAAGGCTCACTCAGCTCAGCGCATGGTGTCCCGATGAGAGCAAAGGCACAATGTTGCcagatatttggatttttttccttggaagctggaaatctggatgtttttaatccaaaaatttctatatttttgaatGCTGGATTTTTCTAGAGAGGTTACATATCCAGATTTTAATGTGATGTGTTCAAATTTACAAATATTGGCAGTAatatcttgtttaaaaaaaaatcaaacatggtAGATATTACAAATAACAAAAGGCCACTTCTGCAGGCCTTATTCGGTGGGCAGTAGTCTACTTGTCCTACAAACAGGCTGTGTCCCAGGCCTTGGCCAAGAGCAGGGCATAGGTGTCCAACAGGTGTGTATGGTCTGCCTGGGTGGGCTTTCAGGGACGTCTAGCATATATTGGTGTCTCACTTCATAAACCAAGAGATTTTCTCTCCGTTGGTTTTTCCTTGGGATGGAAGTGGGGCTCTATCCAGAAAACTATGTAATTTCCCAAAGAGCAGAGGGCCATAGGATCATCTAAATCTCTCCTTATAGGCAGATAAAACTGGGTTCTCGCCCCACAAGGGTATTCCTGAACAAGCTTGTCAAAAGGACCAGAGGATTTTAATCACTTCCCTCAGATTCTTACTGAAAGAGATACTTTACCAACACAAGATACTCTGCTCTATCAACATAATTATCTGAGAAGTTTACACAAATAATTGGATAATTTGTCTCAGGCTTAAATCTCAGGTATAATTGGAAAATATGTAGTAGAAAATCAAAGTAGGGGAGCATCAGCCTTAAGGGGTATCATTTCCATTCACTAGCCCTTGCTGCCTCCCCAGGTAAGTCTGCGAGCAGGTACAGCCCGCTCACCCCAAACACATGCTGTATGATGTCAGGCCACAAATCCTCCTGGCCAGTGTCAAATGCTCTTGCCTGGAAAAGATGTGCTTTGAAATGAACGTTTCCTGACCAATGAAGGGCGTGTCATAATGAGCATGTCATTAAAGCAGTGTCTTGAAGCACATTATAATTTCACAACATGCAGTCTGTCACGGAGCCCATGGATGGGCTGCATAGGCTTCCCAGGCCATCAGCAGTGCAGCGTCTTGGGAAGCCATGAGGATGTGATAAATTACAGCCCCGGGAGGTTCAGACCTACTGGTAGGAAGGACATTTAATTCCAAGGAACTCAATTATAGGAAGTTTGGGTTCCTTGGATAGTTGCCATATACCCTCCAGGAGCTCTCAGGGATTaaatgtcccccaccccacagcccagaTTCAATTTGGCTCTGATAATTGTTTCTATTCATAACATGAGACACCATATGGCATCCCTAGCGTGTCGATTGAGCTCTTGGCTTTTAAGTGTTGTTTAATGTGAACCATGGTGAGAAGCATACTGAGATGGGTGGCCCTTCCGTTAGGGCTCTTGGGCTCCACCTGTCCCAGGAATGTCCCCTCCCCATCCTGTCTTGTTTGCTTACTTGTTATAGAGAACAAGGTCTGGGCGCCAGATTTTTTCAGAGggaatgtgaatttttttcacGCCGCCATAGTCTTCTGGATTCCATTTTAGGTTGTAATCCACCCATTGctagaaattaagacatttagctaattaaaaagctaaacacatttttaaaacagtctaGGGTTATCAAGAGCTCTGATGGGTGTGGTAATTCAAATAATGACAGAAACTGTGCTCCAGTGAGAAAGGTTTGATTCAGAATTCAGTTTTCACTTTAGTAAACAATACCGGCAAACACTTACACGGCACTTACTTATACAGGCACAGTTCTAAGCATTTCAGCAACATTCAGcgtttagtcctcacaacaaacctgtgACGTAAGGGTGATTATTGACCCCATTTGACAGTTGGGAAAACAAAGGTACCCCAAATCACTGGGTGGTGGCAGATCTGTCACATCACACTGCCCACTCCAGGAAAGAAGAATGGCCCTATTAAGAACATTTGCCTCAATCAggaaacaacatttaaaataagaattatattttttcctacattGTAAAAGTAAGCTTTGCTCAATGCAGCAAATTTGGATAATGTTATGGATTGACTTATGGtctccctcaaattcatatgtcaaggtcctaacccccagtacctcagaatgtgactttatttggagatagggtctttacagaggtaattaagttaaaatgagtcaTTAAGTtagaccctaatccaatatgcctggtgtccttataagaaggggacATTTAACGACAGATACAGAGGAAGAATGCCACGTGAATGTGAAGATGGCCAACTATAAGtaaaggagagaggcctggaacagactctccctcacagccctcagagggAACCCATTCTGCCGACACTTGGGTTTTGGACTTTTGGCCTCAACAACTGTGAGGCAATAAATTTGTGTCGtttgagccacccagtttgtggctttgttatggcagccctagcaaactaacacagaaaaggcatgaaatgaaaaacaaacacacaccaaCAAATATGATCCATAACCCCACTACCCCACAATATTTGCTTTcaacattttggtatatatccCTGTTAACCAAATTGATTTCCTCTGGGCCAAGGTTAATGCAAACAACATAAGTGCAATTATCTAGTTGAATTACCTGTTTCAATCGAACATTGGTTGTCACGATCTGATTTACTTCATCCTGAAAAAAGACAAGACGCCATGTTTAGGGGGCAGAGAAGGTAGCTGAGGGGAGGATGATCCCCGGAGAGGGGTGTGGGTGCTATGGGGAGCCTGGAGCACCCTGATCTCACCACGCTGATGAGCTGGATCAGTTGCAAGCCCACGGTGACCTCCACGGCCTGGCGGTGATCTTCCACTGGCCGCACCACCCTGTTGTAGTCTTTAAATAGCTTATTCACCAGACGGGTCTCATGTTCAGAGCCCAGGACGAGGCCAGCTGAGGGAACAAATGACACACATGCTGTCAGATTCTGCTCCTTACCTCCACATACACTACCACGAGGAACTGAGGTGTGACCAGCTAATGGAAGGCAATCAGGACCCCTTTTTGAAGGGCTCCCAAAGGCAGCTATTATGGCCTTAAGTTCCTTTCCAAGTACAGCTGCTGGTGTGGTCCCTTCTCAGTGGAGAGTGCCAGATTTCCAAACACTTGTACTTTGGACAGATGACATTCCCTAATACAGCCTCTGGCTGAATCAAGTTTGCTAGGAACATGTACACATAAGAAGAAAGGTCCACACAAAAGCTCGTCTTAGTATTTCAGAATCAGGTCATGGTGTAATGAAATCTTGGGTTGGCTGGCCTCAGATGCTAGAAACAGCCAAAAATTGATGCTGGTTTATACCCATGAGGATGGCCATAGTTAGCAAAATTGAAAATGACAAAcactggtgaggctgtggagaaaccgGAACCCTTATATACTGctgatgagaatataaaatggtacagccaaaCAGTTTTGTGGTTTCTCATAAAAGTTATACATAGCGTTACCATATGACCTAACAATTCCACTCATGGATATATCCCAAAAGAATTGTTCATACAAAAACTTGCAcctaaatgttcatagcagtactaCATATAGTAGCTAAaagatagaaacaacccaagtgtccatcaacagataagtGGATGAATAAATTGTAGTATACCCATGCAggagaatattattcagccattaaaaaggaatgaaacattGGCCCACGCTACAACatggtgaaccttgaaaacattatgctaagagtgaaagaaatcagatacAAAAGGGCACATATTGTATGAATCTATTTATATGAAACACCCAGAATATGTCAATCCACAGAGCAGATTTGTGGTTACAAGGGACTAGGGAGAAAGGATAATGGGGGGTGACTGCTAATGgttacagggtttctttttggggtgatgaaaaagttctggaactagatagtggtggtggttgcaaaacattgtgaatgtgcttaatgcctctaaatttttcactttaaaatggtaatgtGATGTCTTTTACCATGGTCAATTTTATGTCGCGTATtttacatagtttaaaaaatatcactgCTGGTGGGTGCATGTCCCAGTTAAGTTGTTAAGACACGGTGAAGACCATGTGTTTTGCTGACTTGGGTTTGGAGCTCCCTTTTAGAGCATGAGTGATTCCAAGgaatctttattttccttcaggaTGAAGAGCAACGTCATCTAATACTCTTGGAGCCCACAGCCCTTTTACACGTCCAGTGTTATATGGTTCTCACCAGAGGCCGgcgaggcaggcaggcaggcattCTTACCTGAGATTCTGACAAGATGACTTGTCCAAGGGCAGGCAGCTAGGGCAGAGTTGGGAAGACAGCCCTGTCATTCTGGCCATTCTGCTCTGTGCTCTGCACGAGCTTAATATTATGAGTGTGTTGTGGGCTCTGCTGGAAACTGCACAACTGCATGTACTACAATTCCTATGAGAAAAAGTGTTCCAGATTCCAAGTGCTTTATGAAGGATCTTTGTAACTCAAGCCTTATGTGGATTGGGGATTGCCTGGTCAGGGTTGGGCGAGGAAGCAGGCACATGCTCCATTTGTCCTGATTCATGTAACCAGAGCTCCTCTTTCCTCAGGTTATTGCTGAAAGCCCCATACCTTCTCCCTGAGccaagaaaactttaaaaattgaatgagTGAGacgctttctttttttcccagta encodes the following:
- the CHRNA1 gene encoding acetylcholine receptor subunit alpha codes for the protein MESWPCLLLLALCSAGLVLGSEHETRLVNKLFKDYNRVVRPVEDHRQAVEVTVGLQLIQLISVDEVNQIVTTNVRLKQQWVDYNLKWNPEDYGGVKKIHIPSEKIWRPDLVLYNNADGDFAIVKFTKVLLDYTGHITWTPPAIFKSYCEIIVTHFPFDEQNCSMKLGTWTYDGSVVAINQESDKPDLSNFMESGEWVIKESRGWKHWVFYACCPSTPYLDITYHFVMQRLPLYFIVNVIIPCLLFSFLTGLVFYLPTDSGEKMTLSISVLLSLTVFLLVIVELIPSTSSAVPLIGKYMLFTMVFVIASIIITVIVINTHHRSPSTHVMPEWVRKVFIDTIPNIMFFSTMKRPSREKQDKKIFTEDIDISDISGKPGPPPTGFHSPLIKHPEVKSAIEGVKYIAETMKSDQESNNAAEEWKYVAMVMDHILLGVFMLVCVIGTLAVFAGRLIELSQQG